A region of the Synechococcus sp. UW179A genome:
TGCTCTACCGGTGGACCCCTTCAAGTTGCTGCTGCCGCTGCCCTGGAAGCAGATGGACGTCTTTAAGAAGCTCGATGGCCTTCGTGGAGTGCCTGTGATCAACCTGCATCTCTGGTTCGATCGCAAGCTCACCGATATTGATCACCTGTTGTTCAGCCGCTCGCCGCTGCTCAGCGTCTATGCCGACATGAGCATCACCTGCAAAGAGTACGAAGACCCTGATAAGTCGATGTTGGAGCTCGTGTTCGCACCTGCCAAAGACTGGATCGGACGCTCGGACGAGGAGATCATCGAGGCCACGATGGGCGAACTCCATAAGCTGTTCCCCAGCCACTTTGGTGGTGAAAACCCCGCTACTCTGCGCAAATACAAGGTGGTGAAGACACCCCTGTCGGTGTACAAGACCACGCCAGGTTGCCAGCAGCTCCGACCGGATCAGACCACGCCAGTCAGAAACTTTTTCCTGGCAGGTGATTACACCATGCAGCGCTATCTCGCATCCATGGAAGGTGCGGTTCTGAGCGGCAAGCTTTGTGCAGGGGCAGTGGACCGCAAGAGCGATCAGCTGGCATCATCGTCCCCTGTCAGCGAGCCGGTCTCGGCCTGAGTCATGCCTCTCGCAGCTCCGGACCTCGACGCAGCCTTCGAGGCCTGTCGTCGGGAGACCGCCGAGTGGGCCAAAACGTTCTATCTCGGAACGCTGCTGCTCCCCTTTGAGAAGCGTCGGGCAATCTGGGCGATCTATGTCTGGTGCAGGCGAACAGATGAGTTGATGGACAGTCCAGAGGCTCAGGCTCGTCCTGTCGAAGAGCTGGCCGATCGTCTGAATCGCTGGGAGTTGAAAACCCGAGATCTGTTCAAGGGACATGTCAACGATGAGCTCGATGCGGTGATGGTCGACACGCTCGAGAGGTTCCCTCAGAGCATTCAGCCTTATCTCGACATGATCGAGGGCCAGCGCATGGACCTCACCTGGACTCGCTACCCCCGTTTCGATGATCTCAGGTTGTACTGCTACAGGGTTGCGGGAACAGTTGGCCTCATGACTCAGGGGGTCATGGGTTTGGATCAGGCCTACAGCTCTGCGCCTTGGAGTGATCGGCCAGACACTTCAGATGCTGCCGTTGCCTTGGGAATCGCCAATCAGCTCACCAATATTCTCCGGGATGTCGGAGAAGATCGCGGTCGTGGTCGGATCTATCTGCCGTTGGAAGATCTCGAGCACTTTGGATATTCCGAAGATGACCTGATGGCAGGTCGCATGAATCAAGCCTGGAAGGATCTCATGGCGTTTCAGCTGCGGCGCGCACGTGAGTGGTTTGATCGCTCCGAGGCTGGAGTGCGTTGGTTGTCCCGTGATGCCCGATGGCCGGTCTGGACATCTCTGCGCCTTTACAGAAGCATTCTTAATGTCATTGAGCGCCACGATTACGACGTCTTCAACAAGCGTGCCTATGTGGGAAAGCTCAACAAGCTGCTTGATCTGCCTCGATCCTTTGTTCTGGCCCAGTCTCGCTAGATCGTGAGGGGCCCAAAAAAACCGGTCATCGTCAGATGACCGGCCGGGAAAGTTGAAGACGCTTCAAACAGCTGTTTTCTGATCGGCAAGCAAGTCCTTGAGCTTGGACAGCTCACCAGCCCAACGAGGATCGGGGGCTTCTTCAGCTTTTGCATCGCTGTGAACAACCTTGTTCACAGCTTTGCGCGCTGAGCCCGGTGCGTGTCCGCCGGCCTGTCCGCGTCGGCCACCGCCGCCGCCGGCATTGCTGTCTCGCCGCTCCGAGCGCTCGACACGGAGTGCATTTCCTCCGAACTCCTTGCCATTGAACTGCTCAATCACGGCATCAGCGACTTTTTCGTCATCGACATTGGCGAATCCGAATCCGCGGCAGGCGCCGGTTTCGCGGTCGAGAACGGCTTTGAAGCGAACTCCCTCCCCAACGCTGGTGAGCTGAGCCTCAAGCTCTTTGCTCTCAAAATTCTGCGGCAAGTTGCCGATGTAAAGACGCACGCTCATGAAACGGGGAAGGGAAACGGAAGACTGCGTGTCAGGCCGATCGTTGTCGTCACTGCAAGGGCAGTTAATCACAGGACCCATCCGGGTCTGTTTGAACTGCTTGGTGGGACAACCAGGATCGGGCTGCGTTCAGCGCCTGCTCTCGTGTTGAAATTCGACCATACGCACGCTCAAGGTTCAAGTGTCGAAGGAGAGCGCCCAAGGTGGGCCCTGGCGAGATTTGGAGGGCTTCCTGAAGGCTTGTCCCATTCAGTGCAGGCCTTGGATGGAAGAGCGTGTCTTGGAGGTCTCTCCAACGCTCCAGCCATTGCTTTTGCAGCGCTGCAGGCCAAGTCAAGATGAGCGCAGGCAGATCCTGTTCCAGATCCAAGTGAAGCTGCAGTCGTTCTGACTCAGTCAATCCCTCGGGGCAAGCATGTCCCTGGATCGATGTTGAACGCTTGATCCAGTAACGCAGCCGTTCACAACGTTGCAATTGTCTGCGACTGAAGCGAAGTTTTTTCAGTCCGGCATCCGGCAGCAGTTGGGTGAGTCTTGCGAGTGGGAGAGCTTGCTTGCGTTCCTTGTCTGTCAGCAGTTCGCTTGCTTGCGCAGTCCTGATAGATCGTTCCTTTCCAGCTGCCGCGTCGTCTTGCTTTGTCCAGGGCTTGAGCAGCTCCAGTTCCAGGATGGTTGCAATGGCGCGGTCTGCGGCAGGTGCGGCGACGAGCCGCAACAGTTCAGCCTGGATCCGTTCGGGCGCGGCATCGGGAAGCAGGGAACGGTTGCGGTGCAGCATCTCCAAGGTTGGATCATCCAGGTGCATGTCCAGCTCCGCGATCAGGCGGAGGCCTCGTAACAAGCGAAGGGGATCCTCCTGAAGGTTGGCTTCCCGGACTGCAACGACCCTGGCGTCCTGCAGATCCTCAAGACCACCTGTGGGATCCAGCAGCCTTGGAGATCCGTCGAAGCTCAGGGCAATGGCATTCAGCCGGAAATCACGACGGTTCAGATCGTCTTCCAGCGTCTCCCCTTCCTGTCGGGCTAGATCGATCGTCCAGCCCCCTAGCACCAGGCGGGCCATGTCCCGTTGTTCATCGAGCACAACGCAGGCACCTCCAAGCCTCTGCGCGAGCTGTCGGGTGCTCTTGAGTGCGTTGTTCGGCACCACCACGTCCAGGTCAGGGGCATCAGAAAGCCTGTCCAGGAGGGCATCACGAACGGCTCCTCCCACCAGAACTGATCCTGTGGGGAGATCTATAGGGCGCACAGGCCAGCATTCCGGTTTCAAACGCTGCCAGATGATTTCAGCCAGCCTGCCCCGATCTCCCGTCAGAATGGGTGTCGAACCGGAGCGGGGGGGCATGTGCATCTGTGTGGACTGCCGCTGGGTGGATCGCTGTCAGGCCTATCACGCTGTGGAGCGGCAGCACGGAGCTCCTCATCTCGCCGAGACACCTGATCTGAAGCCCGCGGACCCTCGAATTCACATCAGCGTGATGGATCTGCCGGCCGGGCAGGTTGGTGTGGAATGGGATGTGCGTGGCTGTGGATCATTTCAACTGGATCGAGGGCGTTGGAGTCGACTCAGGCCCGGTGAGGAGGTGCCTACATGAGCGGCTGGCTGCTCGCTCTTCACAGCTCCACAGAAACTCTTGGGATCGCAATGGTGGGCGCAGAGGCCCCCATCCAAGAAGCCCGCGTGATGTGTCGTTCGCTTGGACGAGCTCTCACCAATGAGCTGGTGATTTCGCTTCAGCAGCTGCTGCCCGCTGATCAGTGGGCAGACATCAGCAGGCTTGCCGTGGCTACAGGGCCAGGCGGATTCACGGGCACCCGTCTCACCGTTGTGCTAGCCCGGACGCTGGCTCAGCAGTTAGGTGCGCCCCTGCATGGAGTGAGCAGCTTCGCCTTGATGGCTCCCAGGCTTCGCAAACAATTACCGGCGCCACAGCGGCACGAGCCGTTCTCGATTGTGCAGACCCTTCCCCGCAGGGGGCAGGTCGCCGGCCGCTACAGGATTGCGAACACAGAGGTGGAGGAACTGGAATCCCCTCGCTTGCTCAGCGATCGCGATCAGCCTGCCCCAGCTGTTGCGATGGCCGTGGATGTGGCTGAGGATGTGCTGCAGCTGTTGCGCTATTGCCGTGAGTGTCATCAGCAAGATCTTCCAGGCCCATGGGACCCAGTCCTGCCGATCTATCCCACCTCGCCCGTAGGACCAGTCTGATGGTCCTGGGTGGTCGCTTGCTGCTTCTCTGTGCTGCAGTTGTGGCGGGAGCCGCTGTGGGGGGTCCCTTGCGCCCTTTCGTGGAAGCTGCTCTCACCAATCATCAGCCCCAGCGCATTTTGGTTCTTGGAGGCGATGCTGATCGTGAGCGCATGGGTCTGCACCTCGCACGCCGGATGAACTTGCCTCTGGTCGTGAGCGGGGGAACCAA
Encoded here:
- the tsaB gene encoding tRNA (adenosine(37)-N6)-threonylcarbamoyltransferase complex dimerization subunit type 1 TsaB, which codes for MSGWLLALHSSTETLGIAMVGAEAPIQEARVMCRSLGRALTNELVISLQQLLPADQWADISRLAVATGPGGFTGTRLTVVLARTLAQQLGAPLHGVSSFALMAPRLRKQLPAPQRHEPFSIVQTLPRRGQVAGRYRIANTEVEELESPRLLSDRDQPAPAVAMAVDVAEDVLQLLRYCRECHQQDLPGPWDPVLPIYPTSPVGPV
- a CDS encoding CCA tRNA nucleotidyltransferase, which gives rise to MPPRSGSTPILTGDRGRLAEIIWQRLKPECWPVRPIDLPTGSVLVGGAVRDALLDRLSDAPDLDVVVPNNALKSTRQLAQRLGGACVVLDEQRDMARLVLGGWTIDLARQEGETLEDDLNRRDFRLNAIALSFDGSPRLLDPTGGLEDLQDARVVAVREANLQEDPLRLLRGLRLIAELDMHLDDPTLEMLHRNRSLLPDAAPERIQAELLRLVAAPAADRAIATILELELLKPWTKQDDAAAGKERSIRTAQASELLTDKERKQALPLARLTQLLPDAGLKKLRFSRRQLQRCERLRYWIKRSTSIQGHACPEGLTESERLQLHLDLEQDLPALILTWPAALQKQWLERWRDLQDTLFHPRPALNGTSLQEALQISPGPTLGALLRHLNLERAYGRISTREQALNAARSWLSHQAVQTDPDGSCD
- a CDS encoding RNA-binding protein, translating into MSVRLYIGNLPQNFESKELEAQLTSVGEGVRFKAVLDRETGACRGFGFANVDDEKVADAVIEQFNGKEFGGNALRVERSERRDSNAGGGGGRRGQAGGHAPGSARKAVNKVVHSDAKAEEAPDPRWAGELSKLKDLLADQKTAV
- a CDS encoding phytoene synthase, encoding MPLAAPDLDAAFEACRRETAEWAKTFYLGTLLLPFEKRRAIWAIYVWCRRTDELMDSPEAQARPVEELADRLNRWELKTRDLFKGHVNDELDAVMVDTLERFPQSIQPYLDMIEGQRMDLTWTRYPRFDDLRLYCYRVAGTVGLMTQGVMGLDQAYSSAPWSDRPDTSDAAVALGIANQLTNILRDVGEDRGRGRIYLPLEDLEHFGYSEDDLMAGRMNQAWKDLMAFQLRRAREWFDRSEAGVRWLSRDARWPVWTSLRLYRSILNVIERHDYDVFNKRAYVGKLNKLLDLPRSFVLAQSR
- a CDS encoding Ycf34 family protein, with the translated sequence MCICVDCRWVDRCQAYHAVERQHGAPHLAETPDLKPADPRIHISVMDLPAGQVGVEWDVRGCGSFQLDRGRWSRLRPGEEVPT